From the Esox lucius isolate fEsoLuc1 chromosome 21, fEsoLuc1.pri, whole genome shotgun sequence genome, one window contains:
- the myom1b gene encoding M-protein, striated muscle isoform X10, translating into MSGSIPFYQKHHRHYDRGYRSKEVESAISQYQTSSSNYAAQSSRASESLSASRGHVVALHERTTRIPCSYTRLSALYSGLDESRLSPMPKRAKPTYLAMDKENQIIGYVVPIFRGSQEYASGFSDMDETRVKEGSGYVSRRSLFTRGSEMERTEQTSRKVSMRESAERISLNKRIYENEEYHKRMNEDSLMHAPEFVIKPRSHTVWEKQCVRLHCTVSGWPEPRVVWYKNNVTIDPMAHPGKYKLESSYNVHSLEINRCDFDDTAQYRVSAMNSKGELSSYASIVVKRFKGEVDDSLPKPRLGLVPEYGINFETHIVDGFGVSFGREGETMSLGATVIISPNLPRYQPEVQWYRDDVLLQPSKWCQMHWSGDRAGLTLTHLNKEDEGLYTLRITTKSKYETYSAYVFVRDGDAEVEGAPGAPLDVTCQDANKDYVIVTWKQPAVDGGSSILGYFVDRCEVGTTHWSQCNDTPIKFARFPVTGLVEGRSYTFRVRAVNKSGMSRPSRASEPVAAMDPADRARMRGTSAPWTGQIIVTEEEPAEGVVPGRPKNLEVTEATKNYMVLSWNPPGERGHEGIMYYVEKCVSGTDSWQRVNTEIPVKSPRFALFDLAEGKAYSFRVRCCNSAGVGEPSEATEAITVGDKLDIPSAPGRVVPTRNTDTSVVVTWEASKNAKELVGYYIEASVVGSHTYEPCNNKPVKGTRFICHGLVTGQSYVFRVKALNAAGLSDCSQESEAIEVKAAIASPTPPHGISVLECVRDSMVLAWKQPTFIGGADITGYFVDYREVVNGVPGRWHEANIKAVSERAYRVSDLKENRKYQFQVRAANMAGVGIPSRPSDTFVCEEWTIAVPGPPHDLQVTEVRAKSVVLLYKPPVYQGRDPVNGFYIDIKEASAKEEAWRGVNEKAVSNNYMKIKIPKEGESYVFRVRAQNKAGVGKASDPTEPVLAETKPGTTEIVVEVDDEGVISLNFACSNLTPDSKFVWYKNYEEITDDTRLTIETKGEKSKATFKTLAEDDIGIYSCAVTHTDGASSSYTLSADELKKLLGISHDHKFPIIPLKTELAVELQEKGRVRFWLQAEKISANAKIDYVFNDNNLSQGEKYKMNFNKETGVIEMLMESLRPEDEGTFTFQLQDGKATNQSSLVLIGDVFKELQKESEFICKEWHRKQGPHFVEYLSYEVTPECSVVLKCKVGNIKKDTVAVWYKDGREVKGDNNLPFTEGVLKLEIAQISKKDSGIYEIVMKDDRGKDTSTLNLTDQGFRDLMNEVFGVIANSSTPLKIQSTEEGIRLYSFVSYYNDALQVTWHHKDSAIAFTDRIKSGVVGEQLWLQISEPTEKDKGKYAIEFFDGKGSLQRTVELAGQAFDDAYAEFQRLKAAAVAERNRARVAGGLPDVVTIQEKKALNLTCNISGNPVPDVTWLKNEREIVTDDHYVMKFEAGKYASFTITTVNTTDSGKYSILVKNKYGTESADFTVSVFTPDVKK; encoded by the exons ATGTCGGGATCCATACCGTTCTACCAGAAACATCACCGACACTATGACCGTGGCTACCGCAGTAAGGAGGTGGAGTCGGCAATTAGCCAGTACCAGACGAGCAGCAGCAACTATGCCGCCCAGAGCAGCAGAGCCAGCGAAAGTCTCAGTGCCAGCAGGGG ACATGTCGTTGCGCTGCATGAACGAACAACACGTATCCCTTGTAGCTACACCAG ACTTAGCGCCTTGTACTCTGGACTGGATGAAAGCCGACTGAGCCCAATGCCCAAGAGAGCCAAGCCCACCTATCTGGCTATGGACAAAGAAAACCAGATCATCGGCTATGTAGTGCCCATCTTCAGGGGCAG TCAGGAGTATGCCAGCGGGTTTTCGGATATGGACGAGACCCGGGTCAAGGAGGGAAGTGGATATGTGTCCCGGAGGAGTCTGTTTACCCGTGGGTCGGAGATGGAGAGGACGGAGCAGACGTCTAGGAAGGTCTCTATGCGCGAGTCTGCCGAGCGCATCTCGCTGAACAAGAGG ATCTATGAGAACGAGGAATACCACAAGCGCATGAACGAGGATAGCCTGATGCACGCCCCGGAGTTTGTGATTAAGCCTCGCTCACACACTGTGTGGGAAAAGCAGTGTGTGAGGCTCCACTGTACCGTGTCTGGATGGCCTGAACCAAGGGTGGTATG GTACAAAAACAATGTGACAATCGACCCGATGGCCCACCCGGGAAAATATAAGCTGGAAAGCAGCTACAACGTTCATTCGCTGGAGATCAACAG GTGTGATTTTGATGACACTGCGCAGTACCGTGTTTCTGCCATGAACAGCAAAGGAGAGCTGTCATCCTATGCCTCCATCGTTGTGAAGA GGTTCAAAGGAGAGGTGGACGATTCTCTCCCCAAACCCAGAC TCGGCCTAGTCCCTGAATACGGTATCAACTTCGAGACCCACATCGTGGACGGATTCGGCGTGTCGTTCGGACGGGAGGGCGAGACCATGAGCCTGGGCGCCACGGTGATCATCTCCCCCAATCTGCCTCGTTACCAACCTGAGGTGCAGTGGTACAGAGATG ATGTCCTTCTGCAGCCCTCCAAGTGGTGTCAGATGCATTGGAGTGGAGACAGGGCCGGCCTGACCCTGACAcacctgaacaaagaggacgaGGGGCTCTACACCCTGCGCATCACCACCAAGTCAAAATATGAAACCTACTCTGCCTACGTATTTGTCAGAG ATGGAGATGCGGAGGTTGAGGGAGCGCCGGGCGCCCCCCTGGATGTAACGTGTCAGGACGCTAACAAGGATTACGTCATAGTGACCTGGAAGCAGCCGGCGGTGGACGGTGGCAGCTCCATCCTCGGCTACTTTGTGGACAG GTGTGAGGTTGGCACAACCCACTGGAGCCAGTGTAACGACACCCCCATCAAGTTCGCCCGCTTCCCCGTGACGGGTTTGGTAGAGGGGCGCTCGTACACCTTCCGCGTGCGCGCCGTCAACAAGAGCGGCATGAGCAGGCCATCCCGCGCCTCCGAGCCAGTGGCGGCGATGGACCCGGCCGACCGCGCCCGGATGAGAG GTACTTCCGCTCCCTGGACCGGCCAGATCATTGTCACGGAAGAGGAGCCTGCAG AGGGTGTGGTTCCTGGCAGACCCAAAAACCTGGAGGTCACAGAGGCCACCAAGAACTATATGGTTTTGAGCTGGAATCCccctggagagagaggacacGAGGGCATCATGTACTACGTTGAGAAG TGTGTGTCAGGCACAGACAGCTGGCAGAGGGTGAACACGGAGATCCCGGTGAAGTCTCCCCGCTTTGCCCTGTTCGACCTGGCTGAAGGGAAGGCCTACAGCTTCCGCGTGCGCTGCTGCAACTCCGCCGGTGTCGGCGAACCGTCCGAAGCCACCGAAGCCATCACGGTCGGAGACAAGCTGG ATATCCCATCTGCCCCGGGCCGTGTGGTTCCCACgaggaacacagacacatctgtGGTGGTAACCTGGGAAGCTTCCAAGAACGCTAAGGAGCTTGTGGGATATTACATTGAAGCCAGCGTCGTTGGCAGCCACACTTATGAGCCGTGCAACAACAAGCCGGTCAAAGGCACCAG GTTCATTTGCCACGGTCTGGTGACAGGACAGAGCTACGTGTTCAGAGTGAAGGCCCTGAACGCCGCTGGGCTCAGCGATTGTTCTCAGGAGTCGGAGGCTATTGAAGTGAAGGCTGCTATTG CATCCCCCACTCCGCCCCATGGCATCAGCGTTCTGGAGTGCGTGCGGGACTCTATGGTGCTAGCCTGGAAGCAGCCCACCTTCATTGGAGGCGCCGACATCACCGGGTACTTTGTGGACTACCGTGAGGTGGTCAATGGGGTGCCAGGGAGATGGCACGAGGCCAACATCAAGGCTGTCAGCGAGAGAGCCTACCGA GTGTCCGACTTGAAAGAGAACAGGAAGTACCAGTTCCAGGTGCGCGCTGCAAACATGGCGGGCGTGGGCATCCCCTCTCGGCCCAGTGACACGTTTGTTTGTGAGGAGTGGACCATTGCAGTGCCAG GACCTCCCCATGATCTTCAGGTGACAGAGGTGCGCGCCAAGTCAGTGGTGTTGCTCTACAAGCCGCCGGTGTACCAGGGTCGCGACCCCGTCAACGGATTCTACATTGACATAAAGGAGGCGAGCGCTAAGGAGGAGGCATGGAGAGGGGTCAACGAGAAGGCTGTTTCCAACAACTACATGAAG ATTAAGATCCCAAAAGAGGGGGAGAGCTACGTGTTCCGTGTTCGCGCTCAGAATAAGGCAGGTGTGGGAAAGGCGTCTGACCCCACGGAACCTGTCCTGGCTGAAACCAAACCAG GCACTACAGAGATCGTTGTGGAAGTTGATGACGAAGGGGTGATCTCCCTGAACTTCGCCTGCTCAAACCTGACTCCAGATTCCAAATTTGTGTGGTACAAAAACTACGAAGAAATCACGGATGATACACGCCTTACTATTGAGACCAAAGGGGAAAA GTCTAAGGCCACCTTCAAAACTCTTGCTGAGGATGACATTGGCATTTACTCTTGTGCCGTCACCCACACCGACGGTGCTTCCTCCAGTTACACCCTCTCAGCAGACG AGCTGAAGAAACTTCTGGGGATCAGCCATGATCACAAATTCCCTA TTATCCCCTTGAAGACAGAGCTGGCCGTTGAGCTCCAGGAGAAGGGCAGAGTTCGCTTCTGGCTGCAGGCTGAGAAGATCTCAGCTAATGCCAAAATAGACTATGTGTTCAATGATAACAATCTCTCCCAGGGAGAG AAATACAAGATGAACTTTAACAAGGAAACAGGTGTGATAGAAATGTTAATGGAGTCTCTGCGCCCAGAGGACGAGGGAACCTTCACCTTCCAGCTGCAGGACGGCAAAGCCACCAACCAGTCCAGCCTGGTGCTGATTGGAGATG tgttcaAGGAGCTGCAGAAGGAGTCtgaatttatttgtaaagaaTGGCACAGAAAGCAAG GTCCTCACTTTGTGGAGTACCTGAGTTATGAAGTGACCCCAGAATGTAGTGTTGTCCTAAAGTGCAAG GTTGGGAACATAAAAAAGGACACTGTTGCAGTGTGGTACAAGGATGGACGTGAGGTCAAGGGAGACAATAATCTCCCATTCACAGAGGGAGTGCTCAAACTGGAGATTGCCcag ATCTCGAAGAAGGACTCCGGTATTTATGAGATTGTCATGAAGGACGACAGAGGGAAGGACACATCAACGTTGAATCTAACAGATCAAG GTTTCAGGGACTTGATGAATGAAGTGTTTGGTGTCATTG CCAACTCCTCCACCCCGCTGAAGATCCAAAGCACCGAGGAGGGAATCCGCCTTTACTCCTTCGTCAGCTACTACAACGATGCCCTCCAGGTCACCTGGCATCACAA GGATTCGGCGATAGCCTTCACAGACCGCATAAAGAGCGGCGTGGTGGGAGAGCAACTGTGGCTGCAGATCTCAGAGCCCACCGAGAAGGACAAGGGAAAGTACGCTATCGAGTTCTTCGACGGGAAGGGCAGTCTGCAGAGGACAGTGGAGCTGGCCGGCCAGG CGTTTGACGATGCCTACGCAGAATTCCAGAGGCTCAA AGCGGCCGCTGTAGCAGAGAGAA ATCGGGCTCGCGTAGCAGGAGGCCTGCCTGATGTCGTCACTATACAGGAGAAGAAG GCCCTGAATCTAACATGCAACATTTCGGGCAACCCCGTGCCCGACGTCACTTGGCTGAAGAACGAGAGGGAGATTGTGACGGATGACCACTACGTCATGAAGTTTGAGGCGGGCAAGTATGCCAGCTTCACCATCACAACGGTGAACACCACAGACTCGGGCAAGTACAGCATCCTGGTGAAGAACAAGTACGGCACGGAGAGCGCCGACTTCACCGTAAGTGTCTTCACCCCCGATGTCAAGAAATAA
- the myom1b gene encoding M-protein, striated muscle isoform X7, translated as MSGSIPFYQKHHRHYDRGYRSKEVESAISQYQTSSSNYAAQSSRASESLSASRGHVVALHERTTRIPCSYTRLSALYSGLDESRLSPMPKRAKPTYLAMDKENQIIGYVVPIFRGSQEYASGFSDMDETRVKEGSGYVSRRSLFTRGSEMERTEQTSRKVSMRESAERISLNKRIYENEEYHKRMNEDSLMHAPEFVIKPRSHTVWEKQCVRLHCTVSGWPEPRVVWYKNNVTIDPMAHPGKYKLESSYNVHSLEINRCDFDDTAQYRVSAMNSKGELSSYASIVVKRFKGEVDDSLPKPRPRSRANEVGLVPEYGINFETHIVDGFGVSFGREGETMSLGATVIISPNLPRYQPEVQWYRDDVLLQPSKWCQMHWSGDRAGLTLTHLNKEDEGLYTLRITTKSKYETYSAYVFVRDGDAEVEGAPGAPLDVTCQDANKDYVIVTWKQPAVDGGSSILGYFVDRCEVGTTHWSQCNDTPIKFARFPVTGLVEGRSYTFRVRAVNKSGMSRPSRASEPVAAMDPADRARMRGTSAPWTGQIIVTEEEPAEGVVPGRPKNLEVTEATKNYMVLSWNPPGERGHEGIMYYVEKCVSGTDSWQRVNTEIPVKSPRFALFDLAEGKAYSFRVRCCNSAGVGEPSEATEAITVGDKLDIPSAPGRVVPTRNTDTSVVVTWEASKNAKELVGYYIEASVVGSHTYEPCNNKPVKGTRFICHGLVTGQSYVFRVKALNAAGLSDCSQESEAIEVKAAIGGGIPHASPTPPHGISVLECVRDSMVLAWKQPTFIGGADITGYFVDYREVVNGVPGRWHEANIKAVSERAYRVSDLKENRKYQFQVRAANMAGVGIPSRPSDTFVCEEWTIAVPGPPHDLQVTEVRAKSVVLLYKPPVYQGRDPVNGFYIDIKEASAKEEAWRGVNEKAVSNNYMKIKIPKEGESYVFRVRAQNKAGVGKASDPTEPVLAETKPGTTEIVVEVDDEGVISLNFACSNLTPDSKFVWYKNYEEITDDTRLTIETKGEKSKATFKTLAEDDIGIYSCAVTHTDGASSSYTLSADELKKLLGISHDHKFPIIPLKTELAVELQEKGRVRFWLQAEKISANAKIDYVFNDNNLSQGEKYKMNFNKETGVIEMLMESLRPEDEGTFTFQLQDGKATNQSSLVLIGDVFKELQKESEFICKEWHRKQGPHFVEYLSYEVTPECSVVLKCKVGNIKKDTVAVWYKDGREVKGDNNLPFTEGVLKLEIAQISKKDSGIYEIVMKDDRGKDTSTLNLTDQGFRDLMNEVFGVIANSSTPLKIQSTEEGIRLYSFVSYYNDALQVTWHHKDSAIAFTDRIKSGVVGEQLWLQISEPTEKDKGKYAIEFFDGKGSLQRTVELAGQAFDDAYAEFQRLKAAAVAERNRARVAGGLPDVVTIQEKKALNLTCNISGNPVPDVTWLKNEREIVTDDHYVMKFEAGKYASFTITTVNTTDSGKYSILVKNKYGTESADFTVSVFTPDVKK; from the exons ATGTCGGGATCCATACCGTTCTACCAGAAACATCACCGACACTATGACCGTGGCTACCGCAGTAAGGAGGTGGAGTCGGCAATTAGCCAGTACCAGACGAGCAGCAGCAACTATGCCGCCCAGAGCAGCAGAGCCAGCGAAAGTCTCAGTGCCAGCAGGGG ACATGTCGTTGCGCTGCATGAACGAACAACACGTATCCCTTGTAGCTACACCAG ACTTAGCGCCTTGTACTCTGGACTGGATGAAAGCCGACTGAGCCCAATGCCCAAGAGAGCCAAGCCCACCTATCTGGCTATGGACAAAGAAAACCAGATCATCGGCTATGTAGTGCCCATCTTCAGGGGCAG TCAGGAGTATGCCAGCGGGTTTTCGGATATGGACGAGACCCGGGTCAAGGAGGGAAGTGGATATGTGTCCCGGAGGAGTCTGTTTACCCGTGGGTCGGAGATGGAGAGGACGGAGCAGACGTCTAGGAAGGTCTCTATGCGCGAGTCTGCCGAGCGCATCTCGCTGAACAAGAGG ATCTATGAGAACGAGGAATACCACAAGCGCATGAACGAGGATAGCCTGATGCACGCCCCGGAGTTTGTGATTAAGCCTCGCTCACACACTGTGTGGGAAAAGCAGTGTGTGAGGCTCCACTGTACCGTGTCTGGATGGCCTGAACCAAGGGTGGTATG GTACAAAAACAATGTGACAATCGACCCGATGGCCCACCCGGGAAAATATAAGCTGGAAAGCAGCTACAACGTTCATTCGCTGGAGATCAACAG GTGTGATTTTGATGACACTGCGCAGTACCGTGTTTCTGCCATGAACAGCAAAGGAGAGCTGTCATCCTATGCCTCCATCGTTGTGAAGA GGTTCAAAGGAGAGGTGGACGATTCTCTCCCCAAACCCAGAC CAAGGTCAAGAGCCAACGAAG TCGGCCTAGTCCCTGAATACGGTATCAACTTCGAGACCCACATCGTGGACGGATTCGGCGTGTCGTTCGGACGGGAGGGCGAGACCATGAGCCTGGGCGCCACGGTGATCATCTCCCCCAATCTGCCTCGTTACCAACCTGAGGTGCAGTGGTACAGAGATG ATGTCCTTCTGCAGCCCTCCAAGTGGTGTCAGATGCATTGGAGTGGAGACAGGGCCGGCCTGACCCTGACAcacctgaacaaagaggacgaGGGGCTCTACACCCTGCGCATCACCACCAAGTCAAAATATGAAACCTACTCTGCCTACGTATTTGTCAGAG ATGGAGATGCGGAGGTTGAGGGAGCGCCGGGCGCCCCCCTGGATGTAACGTGTCAGGACGCTAACAAGGATTACGTCATAGTGACCTGGAAGCAGCCGGCGGTGGACGGTGGCAGCTCCATCCTCGGCTACTTTGTGGACAG GTGTGAGGTTGGCACAACCCACTGGAGCCAGTGTAACGACACCCCCATCAAGTTCGCCCGCTTCCCCGTGACGGGTTTGGTAGAGGGGCGCTCGTACACCTTCCGCGTGCGCGCCGTCAACAAGAGCGGCATGAGCAGGCCATCCCGCGCCTCCGAGCCAGTGGCGGCGATGGACCCGGCCGACCGCGCCCGGATGAGAG GTACTTCCGCTCCCTGGACCGGCCAGATCATTGTCACGGAAGAGGAGCCTGCAG AGGGTGTGGTTCCTGGCAGACCCAAAAACCTGGAGGTCACAGAGGCCACCAAGAACTATATGGTTTTGAGCTGGAATCCccctggagagagaggacacGAGGGCATCATGTACTACGTTGAGAAG TGTGTGTCAGGCACAGACAGCTGGCAGAGGGTGAACACGGAGATCCCGGTGAAGTCTCCCCGCTTTGCCCTGTTCGACCTGGCTGAAGGGAAGGCCTACAGCTTCCGCGTGCGCTGCTGCAACTCCGCCGGTGTCGGCGAACCGTCCGAAGCCACCGAAGCCATCACGGTCGGAGACAAGCTGG ATATCCCATCTGCCCCGGGCCGTGTGGTTCCCACgaggaacacagacacatctgtGGTGGTAACCTGGGAAGCTTCCAAGAACGCTAAGGAGCTTGTGGGATATTACATTGAAGCCAGCGTCGTTGGCAGCCACACTTATGAGCCGTGCAACAACAAGCCGGTCAAAGGCACCAG GTTCATTTGCCACGGTCTGGTGACAGGACAGAGCTACGTGTTCAGAGTGAAGGCCCTGAACGCCGCTGGGCTCAGCGATTGTTCTCAGGAGTCGGAGGCTATTGAAGTGAAGGCTGCTATTG GGGGCGGTATTCCTCACG CATCCCCCACTCCGCCCCATGGCATCAGCGTTCTGGAGTGCGTGCGGGACTCTATGGTGCTAGCCTGGAAGCAGCCCACCTTCATTGGAGGCGCCGACATCACCGGGTACTTTGTGGACTACCGTGAGGTGGTCAATGGGGTGCCAGGGAGATGGCACGAGGCCAACATCAAGGCTGTCAGCGAGAGAGCCTACCGA GTGTCCGACTTGAAAGAGAACAGGAAGTACCAGTTCCAGGTGCGCGCTGCAAACATGGCGGGCGTGGGCATCCCCTCTCGGCCCAGTGACACGTTTGTTTGTGAGGAGTGGACCATTGCAGTGCCAG GACCTCCCCATGATCTTCAGGTGACAGAGGTGCGCGCCAAGTCAGTGGTGTTGCTCTACAAGCCGCCGGTGTACCAGGGTCGCGACCCCGTCAACGGATTCTACATTGACATAAAGGAGGCGAGCGCTAAGGAGGAGGCATGGAGAGGGGTCAACGAGAAGGCTGTTTCCAACAACTACATGAAG ATTAAGATCCCAAAAGAGGGGGAGAGCTACGTGTTCCGTGTTCGCGCTCAGAATAAGGCAGGTGTGGGAAAGGCGTCTGACCCCACGGAACCTGTCCTGGCTGAAACCAAACCAG GCACTACAGAGATCGTTGTGGAAGTTGATGACGAAGGGGTGATCTCCCTGAACTTCGCCTGCTCAAACCTGACTCCAGATTCCAAATTTGTGTGGTACAAAAACTACGAAGAAATCACGGATGATACACGCCTTACTATTGAGACCAAAGGGGAAAA GTCTAAGGCCACCTTCAAAACTCTTGCTGAGGATGACATTGGCATTTACTCTTGTGCCGTCACCCACACCGACGGTGCTTCCTCCAGTTACACCCTCTCAGCAGACG AGCTGAAGAAACTTCTGGGGATCAGCCATGATCACAAATTCCCTA TTATCCCCTTGAAGACAGAGCTGGCCGTTGAGCTCCAGGAGAAGGGCAGAGTTCGCTTCTGGCTGCAGGCTGAGAAGATCTCAGCTAATGCCAAAATAGACTATGTGTTCAATGATAACAATCTCTCCCAGGGAGAG AAATACAAGATGAACTTTAACAAGGAAACAGGTGTGATAGAAATGTTAATGGAGTCTCTGCGCCCAGAGGACGAGGGAACCTTCACCTTCCAGCTGCAGGACGGCAAAGCCACCAACCAGTCCAGCCTGGTGCTGATTGGAGATG tgttcaAGGAGCTGCAGAAGGAGTCtgaatttatttgtaaagaaTGGCACAGAAAGCAAG GTCCTCACTTTGTGGAGTACCTGAGTTATGAAGTGACCCCAGAATGTAGTGTTGTCCTAAAGTGCAAG GTTGGGAACATAAAAAAGGACACTGTTGCAGTGTGGTACAAGGATGGACGTGAGGTCAAGGGAGACAATAATCTCCCATTCACAGAGGGAGTGCTCAAACTGGAGATTGCCcag ATCTCGAAGAAGGACTCCGGTATTTATGAGATTGTCATGAAGGACGACAGAGGGAAGGACACATCAACGTTGAATCTAACAGATCAAG GTTTCAGGGACTTGATGAATGAAGTGTTTGGTGTCATTG CCAACTCCTCCACCCCGCTGAAGATCCAAAGCACCGAGGAGGGAATCCGCCTTTACTCCTTCGTCAGCTACTACAACGATGCCCTCCAGGTCACCTGGCATCACAA GGATTCGGCGATAGCCTTCACAGACCGCATAAAGAGCGGCGTGGTGGGAGAGCAACTGTGGCTGCAGATCTCAGAGCCCACCGAGAAGGACAAGGGAAAGTACGCTATCGAGTTCTTCGACGGGAAGGGCAGTCTGCAGAGGACAGTGGAGCTGGCCGGCCAGG CGTTTGACGATGCCTACGCAGAATTCCAGAGGCTCAA AGCGGCCGCTGTAGCAGAGAGAA ATCGGGCTCGCGTAGCAGGAGGCCTGCCTGATGTCGTCACTATACAGGAGAAGAAG GCCCTGAATCTAACATGCAACATTTCGGGCAACCCCGTGCCCGACGTCACTTGGCTGAAGAACGAGAGGGAGATTGTGACGGATGACCACTACGTCATGAAGTTTGAGGCGGGCAAGTATGCCAGCTTCACCATCACAACGGTGAACACCACAGACTCGGGCAAGTACAGCATCCTGGTGAAGAACAAGTACGGCACGGAGAGCGCCGACTTCACCGTAAGTGTCTTCACCCCCGATGTCAAGAAATAA